A genomic stretch from Sphingorhabdus pulchriflava includes:
- a CDS encoding phytase, producing the protein MARLLPALVVLAAASLAAAQDGVEIPVEQLMAKALPAKSVRARAETTPVGTADDAADDPAIWRHPSDPAKSLVVGTDKKAGIHVFDMTGKAVSFTPSPRLNNVDLRANVAVNGRSSVLVVASDRRDEANAAAALFTLDTTARKLVPLANLPVGPGEAYGMCLWQRKGDGRVYAFLVLKDGRIDQVELNLVGPTPTGKVVRSMKLGTQSEGCVVDDRTGLLYVAEEDVGLWRFDARPNGSKKPKRLGRADGKSLVADAEGLAIAPSGKSGGYLIASSQGDYAYALYRLKDGRYLGRFRIADGSVDSVQETDGLELVLGDLGPDYPGGLFVVQDGDNAPETQNFKYVAWADVLTALKLK; encoded by the coding sequence ATGGCAAGGCTGTTACCCGCGCTCGTCGTCCTAGCTGCAGCCAGTCTGGCTGCAGCACAGGACGGGGTTGAAATCCCGGTCGAACAGTTGATGGCGAAGGCGCTGCCCGCCAAGTCGGTGCGGGCGCGGGCGGAAACCACGCCTGTTGGTACAGCCGATGACGCGGCGGATGATCCGGCTATCTGGCGGCACCCGAGCGATCCGGCGAAAAGCCTAGTGGTCGGGACCGACAAGAAAGCCGGCATCCATGTATTCGATATGACGGGCAAGGCAGTGTCTTTCACACCCTCGCCGCGGCTCAACAATGTCGATCTCCGCGCCAATGTGGCCGTGAATGGCCGGTCGTCGGTTCTGGTTGTGGCCAGTGACCGGCGTGACGAGGCGAACGCCGCAGCCGCGCTGTTCACGCTCGATACAACCGCGCGCAAACTGGTTCCGCTTGCCAACCTGCCCGTCGGGCCGGGCGAGGCCTATGGCATGTGTCTGTGGCAGCGCAAAGGCGACGGTCGGGTCTACGCATTTCTTGTACTCAAGGACGGCCGTATCGATCAGGTCGAGCTCAATCTTGTTGGCCCAACTCCCACGGGCAAGGTGGTGCGTAGCATGAAGCTGGGTACGCAATCCGAGGGCTGCGTGGTCGATGATCGCACCGGCCTGCTTTATGTGGCAGAGGAAGATGTCGGCCTTTGGCGCTTCGATGCGCGTCCCAATGGTTCGAAAAAGCCCAAAAGACTGGGCCGCGCCGACGGCAAAAGTCTGGTCGCCGATGCCGAAGGACTGGCCATTGCGCCGTCAGGCAAAAGTGGCGGCTATCTGATCGCTTCAAGCCAGGGCGACTATGCCTATGCGCTCTACCGGCTGAAGGATGGCCGCTATCTCGGTCGCTTCCGCATTGCGGACGGCAGCGTCGATAGTGTGCAGGAAACTGATGGGCTGGAACTGGTGCTGGGCGATCTCGGGCCGGATTATCCGGGCGGCCTGTTCGTCGTGCAGGATGGCGATAACGCCCCTGAAACCCAGAACTTCAAATATGTCGCATGGGCAGATGTGCTGACGGCGCTCAAGCTTAAATAG
- a CDS encoding phytanoyl-CoA dioxygenase family protein yields MESENWQESIADPAHFAKLRVQYDRDGYLIFPSVLDAEKVATLRAELAPYLDQNLAGRNDFEGLKTNRVYAMLAKSPLFADLAIHPLVLAFAEAELGRECLLSACLAINIHPGETVQPWHYDDSHFRLPRPRESLGLSAFWTIDETTEENGATEILPGSHLWPEQQIEGGNTFSTFKDRTEKSQDDDPGARPDAVKAVMPAGSLMIAKGTLWHRGGANRSNQPRLIITPQYCPGWTRTLENMSLAVPPEIAATLPARARELIGYSIHPPFMGYVDGMHPARRLPQ; encoded by the coding sequence ATGGAGAGCGAGAACTGGCAAGAGTCGATAGCCGATCCGGCCCACTTTGCGAAGCTGCGTGTGCAATATGATCGCGACGGGTATCTGATATTCCCGTCGGTGCTTGACGCTGAAAAGGTGGCTACCTTGCGAGCAGAGCTTGCTCCGTATCTCGACCAGAACTTAGCCGGCCGCAATGATTTCGAAGGGCTGAAGACCAACCGTGTCTATGCGATGCTCGCCAAATCACCGCTCTTTGCAGACCTTGCCATCCATCCGCTGGTGCTGGCCTTTGCCGAGGCTGAGTTAGGCCGTGAATGCCTGCTCTCCGCCTGCCTTGCCATCAACATCCATCCGGGCGAAACGGTGCAGCCCTGGCATTATGACGACAGCCATTTCCGCCTGCCACGCCCGCGGGAGTCACTGGGGCTCAGTGCTTTCTGGACGATCGATGAGACCACGGAGGAAAATGGCGCGACAGAAATCCTTCCAGGCAGCCACCTCTGGCCCGAGCAGCAAATAGAAGGCGGCAACACCTTCTCGACATTCAAAGATCGAACCGAAAAGAGTCAGGATGACGACCCCGGCGCGCGGCCCGATGCCGTCAAAGCGGTAATGCCCGCAGGCTCACTGATGATCGCAAAGGGCACGCTGTGGCATCGCGGCGGCGCGAACCGTTCGAACCAGCCGCGCCTCATCATCACCCCGCAATATTGCCCCGGTTGGACGCGCACGCTGGAGAATATGAGCCTCGCCGTTCCGCCGGAAATTGCCGCGACGTTGCCAGCGCGGGCGCGTGAACTGATCGGTTACTCGATCCACCCGCCTTTCATGGGCTATGTCGACGGCATGCACCCCGCGCGGCGGCTTCCGCAATGA
- a CDS encoding MFS transporter: MTESIGATAEGEGAEITGRTAAYYSASVGPIAIMGLPLSIYLPPYISEGGVVAVALVGLMFSISTLWDGIVDPLIGTMIDRKSRGEAPHRRWMAGAALPLVLLLALLVTIGDRLHFWALLPLLLLYYSCYSLFDVAHLAWGSALSNGRSEVSARLFGAREYAAKFVLVIAFAAPALAQFLFPDISLQGRIIAYVSLVAIAMPLALLANRKVPARPVIVEPGFGWRRELKLSMQSPSLLLIMMVHFLNAFAFGAMASTYIFFAEAYLRLDQYGSLLLFLTFVGGAITTPLWVYAARKLGKPKGMILMCATLVILLIGGMQLPLPGQLLPSAAFTITLGGAFMGLIFIFGMIADYAPVDAQICGRDRTAFIFATGNLMQKLGNASALALSYWLLGQFGFDPEHAQEHGELVRNIWAGLPIAAWGLAATVALFLVRQPWAQVRQLPLPQKPLAG; encoded by the coding sequence GTGACCGAAAGCATCGGCGCAACAGCCGAGGGCGAAGGCGCGGAAATCACTGGCAGAACTGCCGCTTATTACTCCGCCAGCGTCGGCCCGATAGCGATCATGGGGCTGCCGCTCTCGATATACCTACCGCCCTATATCAGCGAAGGTGGCGTGGTGGCCGTGGCGCTGGTCGGGCTGATGTTTTCGATTAGCACGCTGTGGGACGGTATTGTCGATCCACTGATCGGGACAATGATCGACCGCAAATCAAGGGGCGAAGCCCCGCATCGCCGCTGGATGGCGGGTGCTGCGCTTCCGCTAGTCCTGCTCCTCGCATTGCTGGTTACAATTGGCGACCGGCTGCACTTCTGGGCGCTGCTGCCGCTGCTTTTGCTCTATTATTCGTGCTACAGCCTGTTCGACGTTGCCCATCTCGCCTGGGGATCGGCGCTGTCCAATGGCCGGTCAGAGGTGAGTGCGCGGCTGTTCGGGGCGCGCGAATACGCCGCCAAATTCGTCCTCGTGATTGCCTTTGCCGCACCTGCGCTCGCACAATTCCTTTTCCCCGACATCAGCCTGCAGGGCCGTATTATCGCCTATGTCAGTCTGGTCGCTATCGCCATGCCGCTGGCGCTGCTCGCCAACCGCAAGGTACCGGCGCGCCCGGTGATCGTCGAACCCGGTTTCGGCTGGCGGCGCGAGTTGAAACTGTCGATGCAATCACCCTCCTTGCTGCTCATTATGATGGTCCACTTTCTCAACGCCTTTGCCTTCGGGGCGATGGCGTCGACTTACATCTTCTTTGCCGAAGCCTATCTGCGGCTCGATCAATATGGCTCGCTGCTGTTGTTCCTCACCTTTGTCGGCGGAGCGATTACGACGCCGCTTTGGGTCTATGCAGCCCGCAAACTGGGCAAGCCCAAGGGCATGATTCTGATGTGCGCAACACTAGTCATTCTGCTGATCGGCGGGATGCAGTTGCCGCTCCCCGGGCAATTGCTGCCGTCTGCGGCCTTCACGATCACCCTCGGTGGCGCCTTCATGGGTTTGATCTTCATTTTCGGGATGATTGCCGATTATGCCCCTGTCGACGCGCAGATTTGCGGGCGTGACCGCACGGCGTTCATCTTCGCGACCGGAAATTTGATGCAGAAATTGGGCAATGCCTCGGCACTTGCGCTTTCCTATTGGCTTTTGGGACAGTTCGGTTTTGATCCGGAACACGCGCAAGAGCATGGCGAACTGGTGCGCAATATCTGGGCGGGCCTGCCGATTGCAGCTTGGGGGCTTGCAGCTACTGTCGCGCTGTTCCTTGTCCGCCAGCCTTGGGCGCAAGTGCGTCAGTTGCCGCTTCCCCAAAAGCCACTGGCAGGTTAG
- a CDS encoding TonB-dependent receptor, whose product MRTFATSFVAIAIATTSFAAPAFAQDEAAADEGLGEIVVTAQRREENLQDVPLSVDVVSGDKLAAINSGGGDIRALAGRVPSLNIESSFGRTFPRFYIRGLGNTDFDLNASQPVSLVYDDVVLENPILKGFPVFDVARVEVLRGPQGTLFGRNTPAGIVKFESARPDSTSNYLKGSFGRFNSLALETGVGGQVSDSLSARVSGQYQRRSDWVDNIAEPGKNNLEGYSDIALRGQLQFAPTEDIKLRVAGQYRDFKGTARVFRANMFVPGSNDLSGVGGVGSDFERDKVWTDGINFQRLKLASISSTLEWDLGPATLTSVTAWWMGKYRSRGDIDGGFGAAFLPVSGPGFIPFPAQSRDDVPDLDQVTQEVRLSSNNDEGLKWQAGVFYFDEDLAIASYNYDNPQDTNESVTALQQQNSKAWGVFGSLTYPVSEQLSLTAGIRYNNDKRRLDVGRTGFFGAIGTGFARVKDDNLTWDLSATYEASDDINLYARVAKGYRAPSIQGRALFVFTTVQDAISTADSETILSFEGGVKANLGGRSRFNLSVFKYDLKDAQLTAVGGASNAAKLINADKVDGYGFEAEFETRPVDNLVLTAGLSYNRAKIDDPNAFITGCGGGCTVTDPVRPGSPGIYSIDGNQLPQAPKWSANWTAGYGIPVGTGSGEVYVFTDWAYRSKVNFFLYTSEEFNDDHMLEGGLRAGYRSDRIDIAAFVRNITNDVSAVGGIDFNNLTGFVNEPRIWGLELGLKF is encoded by the coding sequence ATGCGTACCTTTGCCACTTCGTTCGTTGCTATTGCCATTGCAACCACATCCTTTGCCGCACCTGCGTTCGCGCAAGACGAGGCCGCCGCTGATGAAGGCCTGGGCGAAATCGTCGTCACCGCGCAGCGTCGCGAAGAAAATCTGCAGGACGTGCCGCTTTCAGTCGACGTCGTGTCGGGTGACAAGCTCGCTGCGATCAATTCGGGCGGCGGCGATATTCGTGCCCTCGCTGGCCGCGTTCCCAGCTTGAACATCGAAAGCTCCTTCGGTCGTACCTTCCCGCGTTTCTACATCCGCGGCCTTGGTAACACCGACTTCGACCTGAATGCATCGCAGCCGGTCAGCCTGGTCTATGACGATGTTGTTCTCGAAAACCCGATTCTCAAGGGTTTCCCGGTATTTGACGTCGCGCGCGTCGAAGTGCTGCGTGGTCCACAGGGCACCTTATTTGGCCGCAACACGCCCGCAGGCATCGTCAAATTCGAAAGCGCTCGTCCAGATTCAACCTCCAACTATCTCAAGGGCAGCTTCGGTCGCTTCAACTCGCTTGCGCTCGAAACCGGCGTGGGTGGCCAGGTGAGCGACAGCCTGTCGGCACGTGTTTCGGGCCAGTATCAGCGCCGCAGCGACTGGGTCGACAATATTGCCGAACCCGGCAAGAACAACCTCGAAGGCTATAGCGATATCGCGCTGCGCGGCCAGTTGCAGTTCGCACCGACCGAAGACATCAAGCTCCGCGTCGCAGGCCAGTATCGCGATTTCAAGGGCACCGCCCGCGTCTTCCGCGCCAACATGTTTGTCCCTGGCAGCAACGATTTGAGCGGTGTTGGCGGCGTCGGCAGCGATTTCGAACGCGACAAGGTCTGGACCGACGGCATCAACTTCCAGCGATTGAAGCTTGCCAGCATTTCGAGCACGCTCGAATGGGATCTTGGCCCTGCAACGCTGACCTCGGTCACCGCATGGTGGATGGGCAAATATCGCAGCCGCGGCGACATTGACGGTGGCTTTGGTGCAGCTTTCCTTCCCGTCTCTGGCCCGGGCTTCATTCCCTTCCCTGCACAATCGCGTGACGACGTGCCCGATCTCGATCAGGTAACGCAAGAAGTCCGCCTTTCCTCAAACAATGACGAAGGTCTGAAATGGCAGGCAGGCGTTTTCTACTTTGACGAAGATCTGGCCATCGCTTCCTACAATTACGACAATCCGCAGGATACCAACGAGTCTGTCACCGCACTTCAGCAGCAGAACTCCAAGGCTTGGGGCGTTTTCGGCAGCCTGACCTATCCGGTGAGTGAGCAATTGTCGCTGACCGCTGGCATCCGCTACAACAATGACAAACGCCGCCTTGATGTCGGTCGCACCGGCTTCTTTGGTGCTATTGGCACCGGCTTTGCTCGCGTCAAGGACGACAACCTGACCTGGGATCTGAGCGCAACCTACGAAGCAAGCGACGATATCAACCTCTACGCCCGCGTCGCAAAAGGCTATCGCGCGCCGTCGATTCAGGGCCGTGCATTGTTCGTCTTCACGACCGTTCAGGACGCAATCAGCACTGCAGATTCGGAGACCATCCTGTCTTTCGAGGGTGGCGTGAAGGCGAATCTGGGTGGTCGTTCGCGCTTCAACCTGTCGGTCTTCAAATATGACCTTAAAGACGCGCAGCTCACCGCCGTCGGCGGTGCCAGCAATGCGGCCAAGCTGATCAACGCAGACAAGGTCGATGGCTATGGCTTCGAAGCCGAATTCGAAACCCGCCCGGTCGACAATCTGGTGCTGACCGCTGGCCTCAGCTACAACCGCGCCAAGATTGACGACCCCAATGCCTTCATCACCGGCTGCGGTGGCGGCTGCACCGTCACCGATCCGGTGCGCCCTGGCAGCCCGGGCATCTACTCGATCGACGGCAACCAGCTGCCCCAGGCCCCCAAATGGTCGGCCAACTGGACCGCAGGTTATGGCATCCCCGTCGGCACCGGTAGCGGCGAAGTCTATGTCTTCACCGACTGGGCCTATCGTTCGAAGGTCAACTTCTTCCTCTACACTTCGGAAGAATTCAACGATGACCACATGCTCGAAGGCGGCCTGCGCGCGGGCTATCGCAGCGACCGTATCGACATCGCTGCCTTTGTCCGCAACATCACCAACGATGTGTCGGCCGTGGGCGGCATCGATTTCAACAACCTGACCGGTTTCGTCAACGAGCCGCGTATCTGGGGACTGGAACTCGGCCTGAAATTCTAG
- a CDS encoding glutamate--cysteine ligase yields the protein MSTKTVSNRNDPVIEDRDQLIAAMAKGEKPKDRWRIGTEHEKFVYCTGDHHAPSYDETGGIRDLLMAMTEFGWEPVYEGENVIALKGADGAVSLEPAGQLELSGAPLENLHQTCAETGRHLQQVKAIGDKTGKAFLGLGLWPDKKRSDLPIMPKGRYEIMLRHMPRVGSMGLDMMLRTCTIQVNLDYSSETDMAHKFRTSLALQPLATALFANSPFLEGKPNGFLSYRSHIWSDTDPARTGMLPFVFEDGFGYERYADYMLDVPMYFVYRDGKYIDASGLNFRDFLKGELSVLPGEKPTASDWEDHMSTAFPEVRLKSFLEMRGADGGPWSKICALPAFWVGLLYDQSALDAAWDEVKHWTMEERELLRSSVPKMGLDAPIGGGGKLRDIAGRIVEIASAGLTARNRLNSGGDNESGFLDPLREVVASGKTPAEVLLDKYTHEWGGDISRIYDEMSF from the coding sequence ATGAGCACAAAAACAGTTTCGAATCGCAACGATCCTGTAATCGAAGATCGCGATCAGCTGATTGCCGCAATGGCCAAGGGCGAAAAGCCCAAGGACCGTTGGCGCATTGGCACCGAGCATGAGAAATTCGTCTATTGCACAGGCGACCATCATGCGCCTTCCTATGACGAAACCGGTGGCATCCGCGATCTGCTGATGGCTATGACCGAATTTGGCTGGGAACCGGTTTATGAGGGCGAGAATGTGATCGCGCTCAAAGGTGCCGACGGCGCGGTCAGCCTTGAGCCTGCAGGTCAACTCGAACTGTCGGGCGCACCGCTTGAAAACCTGCACCAAACTTGCGCCGAAACCGGCCGCCACCTGCAACAGGTGAAAGCCATCGGCGACAAGACCGGAAAGGCCTTTTTGGGGCTTGGCCTGTGGCCCGACAAAAAGCGTTCGGATCTGCCCATCATGCCCAAGGGGCGCTATGAAATCATGCTGCGCCATATGCCGCGCGTCGGCTCAATGGGCCTCGACATGATGCTGCGCACCTGCACCATCCAGGTCAATCTCGACTATTCGAGTGAAACCGATATGGCGCACAAGTTCCGTACCTCGTTGGCGCTGCAGCCGCTGGCGACCGCGCTGTTTGCCAATTCACCCTTCCTTGAGGGCAAGCCCAATGGTTTCCTCTCCTATCGCAGCCATATCTGGTCCGATACCGATCCGGCACGCACCGGCATGCTGCCCTTCGTGTTCGAAGACGGTTTCGGCTATGAACGCTATGCCGATTACATGCTCGATGTGCCAATGTACTTCGTCTATCGCGACGGCAAATATATCGATGCCTCAGGCCTCAATTTCCGCGACTTCCTGAAGGGCGAGCTTTCGGTTCTGCCGGGTGAAAAACCGACCGCGTCCGACTGGGAAGACCATATGTCGACCGCTTTCCCGGAAGTTCGGCTGAAGAGCTTCCTCGAAATGCGCGGAGCCGATGGTGGCCCGTGGAGCAAGATTTGTGCGCTGCCGGCTTTTTGGGTCGGGCTACTCTACGACCAGTCGGCGCTTGATGCGGCATGGGATGAGGTCAAACATTGGACGATGGAGGAACGCGAACTGCTCCGCTCTTCAGTCCCAAAAATGGGTCTCGATGCACCCATTGGCGGCGGCGGAAAACTGCGCGATATTGCTGGTCGAATCGTCGAAATCGCTTCGGCAGGCCTGACCGCGCGCAACCGCCTTAATAGCGGCGGCGACAATGAAAGCGGGTTCCTCGATCCGCTGCGGGAGGTCGTCGCTAGCGGCAAAACGCCCGCCGAAGTATTGCTCGACAAATACACGCACGAATGGGGCGGTGACATCTCGCGCATCTATGACGAGATGAGCTTTTAA
- a CDS encoding proprotein convertase P-domain-containing protein, with protein MSSSRHPPARPGSPDAAKAPERNAFRRWWNLCLWFIALCSFPQAAFAQIRYTNTTDGTVNETVTPCTTPLVRNFTVSEIYTVADVNIGVLMSHTYRGDLQFYLQSPVGTRVQLINNIGTTRDNVNVLFDDAAANPISNHTANNDTATAATVVPAYQRTFRPFQALSAFNGQEAAGTWRLEICDSLNADSGTFFQSDLFLTAAPASVGVTKISSVISDGISGANPKALPGATVRYCITISNAGAGTAANISATDAIPANMTYVAGSMLSGSTCVTAATLEDDNATGADETDPIGASFSAGTITVYRASLLSASSFALLFNATVN; from the coding sequence ATGTCCAGCAGTCGGCACCCACCAGCCCGGCCTGGTTCGCCAGATGCCGCCAAGGCTCCGGAACGCAATGCGTTCCGGCGATGGTGGAATTTGTGTCTTTGGTTCATTGCACTTTGCAGCTTCCCGCAAGCTGCTTTTGCGCAGATTCGATATACCAACACGACCGACGGCACGGTGAACGAGACTGTGACACCGTGCACCACTCCGTTGGTCAGGAACTTTACAGTCAGCGAGATTTACACCGTTGCAGACGTCAATATCGGCGTTCTTATGTCGCATACCTATCGCGGCGACTTGCAATTCTACCTGCAGTCCCCTGTTGGTACGCGGGTGCAATTGATCAACAATATCGGCACCACACGCGACAATGTGAATGTCTTGTTTGACGATGCAGCCGCCAACCCCATTTCCAATCATACAGCGAACAACGACACTGCGACAGCCGCCACAGTCGTACCCGCTTATCAGAGGACCTTTCGCCCGTTTCAAGCGCTGTCAGCATTCAATGGACAGGAAGCTGCGGGTACGTGGCGGCTTGAAATCTGCGACAGCCTGAACGCAGACTCGGGCACATTCTTTCAGTCCGATCTGTTCCTTACCGCTGCCCCTGCAAGCGTTGGTGTGACCAAGATCAGTTCAGTAATCAGCGACGGTATCAGCGGCGCCAATCCAAAAGCCTTGCCGGGTGCAACGGTGCGCTATTGCATAACCATTTCCAACGCAGGCGCGGGAACTGCAGCCAACATTTCGGCAACCGACGCTATTCCTGCAAATATGACCTATGTCGCCGGATCGATGTTATCGGGATCAACTTGTGTGACTGCCGCCACCCTAGAGGACGACAACGCCACAGGGGCCGATGAAACTGACCCGATAGGCGCGTCCTTTTCCGCTGGGACGATCACCGTCTATCGGGCATCGTTGCTCAGCGCATCCAGTTTCGCGCTCCTATTCAACGCAACAGTGAACTAG
- a CDS encoding GEVED domain-containing protein codes for MSDKFQIEAKSMEHDPRAQLRTWLHALFAAILCLCAGFANANQTPSSSSGTGPVTKTYPGTTTMQVTLSGSNAVIFDDAIALNAIGGVTSAQLSPAISATTDSIEIDVSPSGCSTATLRCANRGVMTLTFSQPVTNPIIHISGLGANRSSTTLFHTSLVMTSWTASAKPTFTVTNSNGNLSISGDEIRSTTINGQPSCTTTNKAGCGSVRMNGTITSVTFQLDMLMGGSGTATNVDGWNFTVSLDEDFGDAPASYDPTAAASHIVGGYYLGAGVSVENAAVTNVLATPVTPSPIANATASSDANDDGATFGTLVRGVASTIDVAVTGSGGRLQGWIDWAGDGVFTTAGDQIATNAIDGGAGDTDGVANGVIRLSVTPPTGTTQVTRFARFRWSAASGVGPTGRATVGEVEDYQVTIYPQRADLSLTKTVSNSNPTNGSTVNYVLTVISAASPTSTETATGITVQDTLPSGFSFVSATGTGTYNGGTGVWSVGSLAPGASASITITGTVTATTGTVTNVAQVTASSLTDPDSTPNNGVSSEDDYATAGFTVATAMAAPVCPVGTTQQIISNGTFASGTGPSWTNWSASAIWTGTGVASVNNDTTSGTLTQSGLSGLNFGPGSGGGAVIQLSQWWRNGAPATGSTSAQLTVSVAGTPYARITTDPSGGTTASVTYLNGASGNLTTITEFTYTGWRINLPSTVSGTGALTFTHAPGGGTSDDFEIDNVTLYTCQPGQLTVTKISSVLSDGVSTTNPKAIPGAVVRYCILVENTGPVPASNVVATDSLPANVTFVAGSMASGGSCAATLTAEDDDGSGADESDPIGMSIAGTTVTGITSALAVGAGFAMVLHATVN; via the coding sequence GTGTCTGACAAATTCCAAATCGAAGCGAAGAGCATGGAACACGATCCCAGAGCGCAACTGCGCACCTGGCTGCACGCGCTATTTGCAGCGATCCTGTGCCTGTGCGCCGGTTTCGCCAATGCAAACCAGACGCCATCGAGCAGCAGCGGCACGGGACCGGTCACCAAAACCTATCCCGGCACCACGACAATGCAGGTTACGCTTTCCGGCTCCAATGCGGTAATTTTTGACGACGCGATTGCACTTAACGCCATTGGAGGCGTGACATCCGCCCAACTCTCTCCAGCCATTTCGGCAACCACAGACTCCATCGAAATCGATGTCAGCCCCTCCGGCTGCTCGACGGCAACACTGCGTTGCGCCAACCGCGGCGTAATGACCCTGACCTTCAGCCAACCAGTTACCAATCCCATCATTCATATCTCAGGGCTTGGCGCAAACCGTTCCAGCACAACTCTGTTCCATACCTCGCTGGTCATGACCAGTTGGACAGCTTCGGCGAAGCCGACGTTCACAGTTACCAACAGCAATGGCAATCTCTCGATCAGCGGCGACGAGATCCGGTCGACAACGATCAATGGCCAGCCCTCCTGCACCACGACGAACAAAGCCGGGTGCGGCAGTGTGCGCATGAATGGCACAATAACATCGGTCACTTTTCAGCTCGACATGCTGATGGGCGGCAGCGGGACGGCGACCAATGTGGACGGCTGGAATTTCACCGTATCGCTCGACGAAGATTTCGGTGATGCCCCTGCCAGCTACGATCCGACCGCTGCTGCAAGCCACATTGTTGGCGGCTATTATTTGGGTGCGGGCGTTTCGGTCGAAAATGCAGCTGTCACCAATGTGCTGGCGACCCCTGTCACACCCAGCCCGATCGCCAACGCAACGGCCTCATCCGACGCAAATGACGATGGCGCAACCTTTGGCACGCTGGTGCGAGGGGTTGCTTCAACCATCGACGTAGCAGTCACCGGCAGCGGCGGACGACTGCAAGGATGGATCGACTGGGCCGGTGACGGCGTTTTTACAACAGCCGGAGACCAGATTGCCACCAACGCCATTGATGGCGGGGCGGGCGACACCGATGGTGTGGCCAATGGCGTCATCCGCTTGTCCGTCACACCACCGACAGGCACAACACAGGTGACCCGTTTTGCACGTTTCAGATGGTCTGCTGCATCGGGTGTTGGGCCCACGGGCCGTGCCACCGTCGGCGAAGTCGAAGACTATCAGGTAACCATTTATCCGCAGCGCGCCGACCTGTCGTTGACCAAGACTGTCAGCAATAGCAATCCAACAAACGGCAGCACTGTCAATTATGTTCTGACAGTAATTAGCGCCGCCAGCCCGACATCCACGGAAACTGCAACAGGGATCACCGTGCAGGACACGCTGCCGTCCGGATTCAGTTTTGTCAGTGCCACAGGGACTGGAACATATAATGGCGGCACAGGTGTGTGGAGCGTGGGGAGCCTGGCGCCGGGCGCCAGCGCCTCCATCACCATCACCGGCACCGTTACAGCTACAACCGGCACGGTCACAAATGTGGCACAGGTCACGGCCAGTTCGCTGACCGACCCCGATTCGACGCCTAATAATGGCGTCAGTTCAGAAGATGATTATGCGACAGCCGGATTTACGGTTGCTACTGCAATGGCAGCACCCGTCTGTCCGGTGGGGACAACGCAGCAGATTATTTCCAATGGCACTTTCGCATCCGGAACCGGTCCAAGCTGGACCAACTGGTCCGCATCGGCCATCTGGACGGGAACTGGCGTCGCGTCGGTGAACAATGATACGACGTCGGGCACATTGACCCAGTCGGGACTGAGCGGGCTCAATTTCGGTCCGGGTTCGGGCGGTGGTGCTGTGATTCAACTGAGCCAATGGTGGCGCAATGGCGCCCCGGCCACCGGATCGACCAGCGCGCAATTGACCGTATCGGTAGCAGGCACGCCCTATGCAAGGATTACCACAGACCCGAGCGGTGGAACAACGGCTAGCGTTACCTATCTAAATGGCGCATCGGGCAATCTTACCACTATCACGGAATTCACATATACTGGCTGGCGTATCAATCTGCCCTCCACAGTCAGTGGCACCGGGGCATTGACCTTTACCCATGCACCAGGCGGTGGCACTTCCGACGACTTCGAAATCGACAATGTGACTTTGTACACCTGCCAACCCGGACAATTGACAGTCACCAAAATCAGCAGTGTATTGAGCGACGGAGTGAGCACTACCAACCCCAAAGCCATTCCCGGCGCCGTAGTCCGCTATTGCATCTTGGTCGAAAATACCGGGCCGGTCCCAGCGAGCAACGTAGTTGCGACCGATAGTCTGCCTGCTAATGTAACTTTCGTTGCGGGCAGTATGGCATCGGGCGGCAGTTGCGCAGCCACCCTGACAGCTGAGGATGATGACGGAAGCGGCGCGGACGAAAGTGACCCCATTGGAATGAGTATAGCCGGAACAACTGTGACCGGTATAACATCCGCACTTGCAGTTGGGGCGGGTTTCGCGATGGTTCTTCACGCCACTGTCAACTAA